CTGCACACCGACCACTGCCCCAAGGACAAGCTCGACGGCTTCGTGCGGCCGCTGATCGCCGCGAGCCGGGAGCGTCGCGACAAGACGGGCCTGCCGATCTTCCAGTCGCACATGTGGGACGGCTCGGCCGTGGAGCTGCACGAGAACCTCGCCATCGCCGAGGAGCTGCTCGAGCTCGCCGCCGCGGCCGACATCATCCTCGAGGTCGAGATCGGTGTGGTCGGCGGCGAGGAGGACGGTGTCGCCAACGACATCAACGACAAGCTGTACACCACCCCCGGCGACACCCTCGACATGGTCGAGGCGCTCGGGCTCGGCGAGAAAGGGCGCTACATGGCCGCCCTGACCTTCGGCAACGTCCACGGCGTGTACAAGCCGGGCAACGTCAAGCTGCGCCCGGAGATCCTCAAGCAGTGCCAGGACGCGGTGAGCGAGAAGTACGGGAAGGACGCCGGCAGCCGTCCGCTCGACCTCGTCTTCCACGGTGGCTCGGGCTCGACCCCGCAGGAGATCTCCGACGCGGTCGACTACGGCGTCGTCAAGATGAACGTCGACACCGACACCCAGTACGCCTTCACCCGCCCGGTCGCCGGCTGGATGCTGGAGAACTACACCGGCGTCCTGAAGATCGACGGCGAGGTCGGCAACAAGAAGCAGTACGACCCGCGGGCCTGGGGCAAGGAGGCGGAGGCGTCGATGGCGGCCCGCGTCGTCGAGGCCTGCGAGAACCTGCGCTCCGCCGGGACGTCGGTGAAGGCTTGATGGACAACCTGCTGAGCATCCCCGAGACCAAGCTGCCCGAGGACCCGGCCGCGGCGCGGATCGACGCGGGCGAGGACCCCACGACCGTGGCGGCGGACCTCCCTTCGTCGTCCCTGCCGTGGGCCGTGCTGGCCGAGCGGTCGCTCGACGGCGGCCGCAGCATCGAGGGCTACGCCTACGCCCGCACGGGTTACCACCGCGGGCTGGACGCACTGCGCCGCTCCGGGTGGAAGGGCCAGGGGCCGGTGCCGTGGTCGCACGAGCCCAACCGCGGTTTCCTGCGGGCCCTGGCGGCCCTGTCCCAGGCGGCCGGCGAGATCGAGGAGACCGAGGAGGAGCAGCGCTGTCGCACCTTCCTCGCCGACTCCTCGCCGGAGGCGGCCCAGCAGCTGCTCGGCTGACACGCACGACGAAGGGCGTCCCGACCGTGGTGGTCGTGACGCCCTTCGTCGTGCGGTCCGGTGTCCCCTCCGGAAGCATGAGGGGGCGCCGCTGACTGGTCCCCTGAATCCATTTGCGGCGCCCCTTGCAGGAACCAGTATGCCGCATGCCACCCCCCAAATACGGCACGAAGCGGACAGTGACACTAACCTGCCAATCATGTCCCCTTCGCCCGACTTCGACGACGAGCCGTTGCGTCGTCTCGAGGCCCACCTGATCAGCGACTCCATCCAGCTCGAGGAGGCACGTGGGCGGCTGGCCGACGTCGGCGACGCCCTGATGGCGCTGCGGGCCCGGATGCACAACATCGACCTCGGTGACGACCCCGGCGTGCAGGTCCTCACCCAGGCGATGGCGGCGCCGATGATCGACCGGGTCGCGGGGGAGGTGGACCGGGTCGACAACGTCATGCTGTCGATCGAGGTCGGCGCCGGCAGCGAGGACGTCAACACCCGCAACGAGCGCAACCGCGCACTGGAGGGTCAGCGGCAACGCACCCTGGTGAGCCCGGCCGTCCTCGAGACCGACCTCGGACGCAGCCAGCTCGCCGCCAAGCGGGAGGCCGGCCAGGAGCAGCGCGTCACCGACCTGTTCCACACCGAGTTCCTCGTCCTCGGCGACGAGGCGGTGATCACGCTGGAGACCTGGGGCGATCCGCGCGCGCCGTACGTCTTCATCCGCAACCCCGCGCTCGTGGGCTGCTTCTCGGCCTGGTTCGACCTGATGTGGGCGCGGGCCCCGGGGATCGATCCGCCGGTCGGGCGGTCGGACGAGGCCCTGGTGCGGATGCTCGCCCTCGGGGCGAAGGACGAGATGATCGCGCGCACCCTCCACGTCGGCCTGCGCACCGTGCGCCGCCGGGTGGCCGCGCTGATGGACGTCTACGGGGTGGACACGCGCTTCCAGCTCGGGGCCGCCCTCGAGCGCGACGGCCGGCTGTCGGCGGCCGATCGCTAGACTGTTCCGGTGAGCAGCCGCGGGGGAGCCCCGCGGCTGAGTGTTGTCGAGACCCGCTCGCGAGGCGGGCGAGGAGGACCGATGCCGGCGATCGTGCTGATCGGGGCCCAGTGGGGCGACGAGGGCAAGGGCAAGGCCACCGACCTGATGGGCAACGACGTCGACTACGTCGTGAAGTTCAACGGAGGCAACAACGCCGGTCACACCGTCGTCATCGACGGCGAGAAGTACGCGCTGCACCTGCTGCCGTCCGGCATCCTCACCCCGACCGTCATCCCGGTCATCGGCAACGGCGTCGTCGTCGACCTCGAGGTCCTCTTCGAGGAGCTCGCCGGGCTCGAGGCACGGGGCGTCGACGTCTCGAAGCTGCGCCTGAGCGCCAACGCGCACATCATCCCGCCGTACAACCGCACCCTGGACAAGGTCACCGAGCGCTTCCTCGGCAAGCGCAAGATCGGCACGACCGGTCGCGGCATCGGCCCGACCTATGCCGACAAGATGAACCGCGTCGGCATCCGCGTGCAGGACATCTTCGACGAGGGCATCCTGCGGCAGAAGGTCGAGGCCGCGCTCGCCCTCAAGAACCAGGTCATGGCCAAGATCTACAACACCCGCGCCGCGGACGTGGACCTCGTCGTCGAGGAGCTCCTCTCCTACGCCGACCGGCTGCGCCCGATGGTCACCGACACCAGCCTCGAGCTGGAGCAGGCGCTCGACGCGGGCAAGAACGTCCTGCTCGAGGCGGGCCAGGCGACGCTGCTCGACGTCGACCACGGCACCTACCCCTTCGTCACCTCCTCCTCGGCGACCGCCGGCGGCGCGTGCACCGGGTCCGGCATCCCGCCGACCCGGGTCAGCCGCGTCATCGCGATCCTCAAGGCCTACTCGACCCGTGTCGGTGAGGGGCCCTTCCCGACGGAGCTGTTCGACGACGACGGGGAGTTCCTGCGCAAGACCGGGCACGAGTACGGCACGACGACCGGGCGTCCGCGGCGCACCGGCTGGCTCGACGCCGTCGTCGGCCGCTACGCGACCCGGATCAACGGCGTCACCGACTTCGTCGTCACCAAGCTCGACGTCCTCACCGGGCTCGAGCGCGTGCCGATCTGCGTCGCCTACGAGATCGACGGCGAGCGGGTCGACCAGATGCCGGTCAACCAGTCCGACGTCCACCACGCCCAGCCGATCTACGAGTACCTCGACGGCTGGTGGGAGGACATCACCCACTGCCGCTCGTTCGACGAGCTGCCGGCCAACGCCCAGGCCTACGTCCTGCGCACCGAGGAGCTCATCGGCGCCCGGGTCTCGGCGATCGGCGTCGGGCCCGGCCGGGACGAGATCATCCAGCGCCACCCGCTCCTCGACGCCTGAGGTCCACGCCGCGCCATTGCCTTCTCGCGGGTCGCTGGCTTGGATGGAGGTCCACCCGATCACGGAGGACCCATGTCTGCACCGACCGCGTGGCGGCGCCGCGACGAGACCGATGCCACGCCCCTGGACGCTGCGACCCTCGAGCGGATCGACCGGTGGTGGCGTGCGGCGAACTACCTGTCCGTGGGGCAGATCTACCTCATGGGCAACCCGCTCCTGCGCCGGCCGCTGCAGCGCGAGCACGTCAAGCCGCGCCTGCTGGGTCACTGGGGCACCACACCCGGCCTGACCTTCCTCTACGCCCACCTCAACCGGGCCATCGCCGAGCGGCAGCAGCCCACGCTCTTCGTGACCGGCCCCGGCCACGGCGGGCCCGGCCTGGTCGCCGCCACCTACCTCGAGGGCACCTATTCCGAGACCTACCCGCGGATCAGCCGGGACACCGAGGGCCTGCAGCGGCTGTTCACCCAGTTCTCCTTCCCGGGCGGCATCCCCAGCCACGTCGCCCCCGAGACCCCCGGCTCCATCCACGAAGGGGGTGAGCTCGGCTACTCGTTGTCCCACGCCTACGGGGCGGCCTTCGACGACCCCGAGCTGCTCGTCCTCGCCGTCGTCGGCGACGGGGAGGCCGAGACGGGGCCGCTCGCCACGGGGTGGCACGGCAACAAGTTCCTCAACCCGGTCACCGACGGAGTCGTCCTGCCGGTGCTGCACCTCAACGGGTGGAAGATCGCCAACCCCACCGTCCTCGCCCGCATCGGTGACGACGAGATCGAGGCGCTGATGCGCGGGTACGGGCACACCCCCGTCGTCTTCGAGGCGGGCTTCGACGACGAGTCACCGGCCGAGATCCACCGCCGCTTCGCCGAGCAGCTCGACGACGTGCTCGACCGGATCGCCGACGCGCGCGCCACCGCCGCCCGGCAGGGCGCCGAGCACGCCGAGCGCCCCCGCTGGCCGATGATCGTGCTGCGGACGCCGAAGGGGTGGACCGGGCCGGAGCTCATCGACGGCAACCAGACGCTGGGCCACTGGCGCAGCCACCAGGTGCCGCTGGCCAACGCCCGCGACACGGACGAGCACCTCGAGGACCTGCGCGCCTGGCTCGCCTCCTACCGGCCGGAGGAGCTCTTCGACGAGGACGGCCGGCTGCACGAGGACATCGCCTCGCTCGCACCGGAGGGCGACCTGCGGATGGGCGCGCTGCCCCAGGCCAACGGGGGACGGCGGCTGCGCAAGCTCGTCCTGCCGCCGGTGGCCCCGCACGCCGTCGACGTCCGGGAGCCCGGGACGGTCGTCGCCGAGCCCACCCGGGTGCTCGGCGGCTGGCTGGCCGACGTCATGGCCGCCAACCCGGACAACTACCGGGTCTTCGGTCCGGACGAGACCGCGTCCAACCGGCTGGGCGGGCTCTACCGCGAGACCGACAAGCAGTGGCTCGCCGACTACCTGCCGGCCGACGAGGGCGACCCGATGTCGCGCGTGGGCAAGGTCATCGAGATGCTCAGCGAGCACCAGTGCCAGGGGTGGCTCGAGGGGTACCTCCTCACCGGGCGGCACGGGCTGATGTCGAGCTACGAGGCCTTCATCCACATCGTCGACTCGATGGTCAACCAGCACGCCAAGTGGCTGAAGGTGACCAACGAGATCGGCTGGCGGCGACCGATCAGCTCGCTGAACTACCTGCTCAGCTCGCACGTGTGGCGGCAGGACCACAACGGCTTCTCCCACCAGGACCCCGGCTTCATCGACCACGTCGTCAACAAGAAGTCGGAGATCGTGCGCGTCTACCTGCCGCCGGACACGAACACGCTGCTGTCGACCTTCCACCACGTCATGCGCACGGAGCAGTACATCAACGTCGTCGTCGCGGGCAAGCAGCCCGGCCCCTCCTGGCTGTCGATGGCGGACGCGGAGCGGCACTGCGCCCGGGGAGTGGGCATCTGGGAGTGGGCCGGCACCGAGGCGGGCGTGAGCGGCTGCGACGTGGTCCTCGCCTGCGCCGGGGACGTCCCGACGATCGAGACGCTCGCCGCGGCGAAGATCCTGCGTGAGGAGCTGCCCGGGCTGCGCACCCGGGTGGTCAACGTCGTCGACCTCATGCGGTTGCAGGACGCGGCGGAGCACCCGCACGGGCTGTCCTCGCGCCACTTCGACACGATCTTTACCCCGGACAAGCAGGTGCTCTTCGCCTTCCACGGCTACCCGAGCCTCATCCACCGCCTCACCTACCGTCGGACCGGGCACCACAACATCCACGTGCGCGGCTACAAGGAGGAGGGGACGACCACCACCCCCTTCGACATGCTGATGCTCAACGACCTCGACCGCTACCACCTCGTCATGGACGTCATCGACCGCGTGCCCGGGCTGGGCGAGAAGGCCGCCGGGCTGCGGCAGCGGATGGTCGACGCGCGCCACGACGCCCACGAGTACACCCGGGTGCACGGCGCCGACATCCCGGAGGTCGCCGAGTGGACGTGGTCGGCCGCCGGGGCGGAGGGAAAGACCGGCACCGACACCGGCGGCGACAACGAATGAGCGTCCTCGTCCTCAACACCGGGTCGTCCTCGCTGAAGTACCGCCTCGTCGATGACGACGGGCGGTCCCTCGCCGGCGGGTCGGTGCAGCGCGTCGGCGGCGACGCCGACGACCCGCCCGGAATCCTCACGCACGAACGTGCCGGTGCCGACCCGGTCGAGCAGGAGCTTCGGTGCGACGACCACGGCGGGGCGCTCGAGGCCGTGGTCGCCGCCTTCGACGAGCACGGGCCGGACCTGCGCCACCACCTCGCCGGGGTGGGCCACCGGGTGGTCCAGGGCGGCCGGGACATCGACGGCCCGCGTCTCGTCGACGACGACCTGCTGTCGACCATCGACGACCTGGCCGAGCTGGCGCCGCTGCACAACCCGGTCAACGCCGCGGTCATCCGCACCGCCCGCGGACTGCTCGACGCGGTCCCCCACGTCGCCGTCTTCGACACGGCCTTCTTCCACGAGCTGCCGGAGGACGCGGCCACCTACGCGATCGATGCCGCGACGACCCGCCGGCACGGCATCCGGCGCTACGGGGCCCACGGGACCTCCCACGAGTACGTGTCCCGGGTCGTGGCCGAGCACCTGGGCGGGGGTACCGGGGAGGCGGGCACCCCCCTTCGCCAGATCGTGCTGCACCTGGGCAACGGTGCGTCCGCGGCGGCGGTCCTCGGCGGGGCGCCGGTGGACACGTCGATGGGCTTCACCCCGCTCGAGGGGCTGGTCATGGGCACCCGCAGCGGCGACATCGACCCCGCCGTCGTCACCCACCTGCAGCGCGTGGGTGGGATGGACGTCGCGACGGTCGAGGACCTGCTCAACCACCGCAGCGGGCTCGAGGGGCTGTGCGGGCTGACCGACGTCCGCGACGTCGTCGAGCACGCCGACGAGGGTTCGCAGGCGGCGCGGCTGGCGCTGGCGGTCTACACGCGACGCATCCGTCGGTACATCGGCGGGTACGCGGCGGTCCTCGGCGGTCTGGACGCGATCACCTTCACCGCCGGTGTCGGTGAGCACAACCCGCGGGTGCGCGCCGATGCCTTGGCCGGGCTGGACTTCCTCGGGGTCGCGCTCGACGAGGAGGCGAATGCTGCGTGCGTGGGCGTGGCCCGGGACGAACCGGTGGTCATCTCCACCGCCGACAGCGCGGTGCGCGTCCTCGTGGTGGCCACGGACGAGGAGGGCGAGATCGCCCGGCAGGTGCGCACGGTCATCGCGTGAGGGCCCGGCAAAATCCGTTGCCGCTCCGGTCCGGCGCTGCGAAGGTGGGGTCAGGAGCCGCGGCCGCGGCCCCTTCCGGTGACGAAGGGAGGTCCCATGGGTCAGCACGAGAGCGCACCCGAGGACGTGAAGGCGAAGTTCCGGGAGGCGTTGGAGAAGAAGCAGTCGCACGGCGGGGCGGATGTCTCGCCCCATGGCGCCCGCGGCAAGGTCGGCGGCTCGCACGATGCCGAGACCAGCGGTGCCCAGCAGATGTTCCGCCGCAAGAGCGGCTGACCGACCACTCCGAGACGGACGGCCCCGGAAGCGGTGCGCTTCCGGGGCCGTTCCTGCTCGCGGTGGTCAGCCGGCGGTCGCGTAGCGGTGGGCCGCCCCGACGATGCCGGTGACGACGTCCAGCTCGGTGGCGTCACGCGGGCCGTAGACCATGACCATGCCGCGGGCCAGGCGCACTCCGGCCAGCGGATGGGCGACCGCCCAGCCCCGGGCCACGGCGTCGCGCGCGAGCTCCGGTGGCAGTGCGAGGTGCAGCGACCCGTCGTACTCCGGGTGGAGATGGGCGAACTCGCCGACCGTGGGCACGATGTAGGCGTCGGCGGGTGCCTCGCTCGCCGGCGTGACCATGAAGCCCCGGGCGCCGGGGACGGAGATCGCCGACGGGCGGCTCGTCACGCCGGGCAGAGCACTGATCCGCGCGAAGAGCTGCTCCTGCAGGTCCGTCGGACTCTGGTCGGAGCGCTGCTCCTGCGGGATCCGCCACGTCACCGCCGGTCGCTCGCCGGCCCGCTCGGGCAGCCGGCTGCTGGGGAGGGGCCAGGTGATCGAGGTGGGGGCGAGCGGGGGACGGCGGGTGAGGAAGTGTGTCCTCTCGGCCAGCCAACCGCCCAGGTGGGAGACGACCTCGGCCGTGATGCCGTGGCCTCCGGCGACGCGCACCGCGTACGGGGGCGAGCCGGCCTCGCCGGTCAGGTACGACCAGGTGCGCTCCATCAGCTCACGTGGGATCACGTGGTCCTCCTCGCCCTGGGCGACGAGGACGGGCAGGCCGCTCAGCCGTGCCGGAGTCACGGGGACGCCGGCGTCGAAGGGCAGCGTGCCGTAGAGGATCGCCGCACCGGCGAAGCGCTCCGGGTCGTCGAGGACGAGTCCACCGGCGAAGGCCGCTCCGCCGCTGAAGCCGACGAGGAGCACCGGACGGCCCTCCGGGGCGACACCGTCGAGCCACTCACGGAACCAGGCCATCGTCTGCGAGAGGGACTCGGCGACCGGGCGGCCGATGCCGCGGTTGGCGAACCACGCGTAGCCGCCACCCTCCGCGATGGGGGCGCGCACCGCCGCGTAGGAGATGCCCTCCGGCAGGTGCTCGGCCAGGCCGATGATGCCGCGCTCGTCGGCACCCCGGCCGTGGAGGAGGACGACGAGGGGGCGGCTCGGGTCGTCCTCCCCGTGCCGGGCGACGACCGGGTCGGCGAAGGGGGTCACCCGGACACCGTGGCGGGGGCCGGTCGGCGGATGAGGGCGTCGACGCTGAAGCGTCCGGCCCCGAGCGCGGCGACGACGAGCAGGCCCGCGGCCAGGGCGAGGACGAGCTCGAAGCCGTTGTCCTGGACGAAGATGCCGTTCTCCGCGTGCACGATGACGAGCGCGCCGGTCAGGGTGATGACGTTGATCAGGGCGACGACCGGGGTGAGCAGCCCGAGGACGAGCGCGGCGCCACCGATGATCTCGACGACGGTGACGACGACCGCCGCGACACCGGCGGCCGGGACGCCCATCTGCCCGAAGGCGGCGGTGGTGCCCTCGAGGGTGAACTCGTTCAGCTTCTGCAGGCCGTGCGCGAGGAGCACGACGCCGAGCGCCACGCGGGAGATCAGGAGGGCGACGTCCTTGAGGGCGGGCGTCGTGGAGGCGGGGTGGAGCAGGGGACGCATGAGGGGATCCTTGTGTCGAGTCGATAGTTGAACCGACAACAGAACCTACGGGACAAAGGTTGTTATTTCAACTTTATCCCGCCTGGTGTCACTCCGTCGGGCGTAGGACC
Above is a window of Janibacter cremeus DNA encoding:
- a CDS encoding helix-turn-helix transcriptional regulator; its protein translation is MSPSPDFDDEPLRRLEAHLISDSIQLEEARGRLADVGDALMALRARMHNIDLGDDPGVQVLTQAMAAPMIDRVAGEVDRVDNVMLSIEVGAGSEDVNTRNERNRALEGQRQRTLVSPAVLETDLGRSQLAAKREAGQEQRVTDLFHTEFLVLGDEAVITLETWGDPRAPYVFIRNPALVGCFSAWFDLMWARAPGIDPPVGRSDEALVRMLALGAKDEMIARTLHVGLRTVRRRVAALMDVYGVDTRFQLGAALERDGRLSAADR
- the fbaA gene encoding class II fructose-bisphosphate aldolase, giving the protein MPIATPDVYRDMLDRAKAGSFAYPAINVTSSQTLNAAIRGFAEAGSDGIVQVSTGGGEYLSGPTVKDMVTGSLALAAYAQEVAKNYDVNIALHTDHCPKDKLDGFVRPLIAASRERRDKTGLPIFQSHMWDGSAVELHENLAIAEELLELAAAADIILEVEIGVVGGEEDGVANDINDKLYTTPGDTLDMVEALGLGEKGRYMAALTFGNVHGVYKPGNVKLRPEILKQCQDAVSEKYGKDAGSRPLDLVFHGGSGSTPQEISDAVDYGVVKMNVDTDTQYAFTRPVAGWMLENYTGVLKIDGEVGNKKQYDPRAWGKEAEASMAARVVEACENLRSAGTSVKA
- a CDS encoding DoxX family protein, giving the protein MRPLLHPASTTPALKDVALLISRVALGVVLLAHGLQKLNEFTLEGTTAAFGQMGVPAAGVAAVVVTVVEIIGGAALVLGLLTPVVALINVITLTGALVIVHAENGIFVQDNGFELVLALAAGLLVVAALGAGRFSVDALIRRPAPATVSG
- a CDS encoding adenylosuccinate synthase, producing the protein MPAIVLIGAQWGDEGKGKATDLMGNDVDYVVKFNGGNNAGHTVVIDGEKYALHLLPSGILTPTVIPVIGNGVVVDLEVLFEELAGLEARGVDVSKLRLSANAHIIPPYNRTLDKVTERFLGKRKIGTTGRGIGPTYADKMNRVGIRVQDIFDEGILRQKVEAALALKNQVMAKIYNTRAADVDLVVEELLSYADRLRPMVTDTSLELEQALDAGKNVLLEAGQATLLDVDHGTYPFVTSSSATAGGACTGSGIPPTRVSRVIAILKAYSTRVGEGPFPTELFDDDGEFLRKTGHEYGTTTGRPRRTGWLDAVVGRYATRINGVTDFVVTKLDVLTGLERVPICVAYEIDGERVDQMPVNQSDVHHAQPIYEYLDGWWEDITHCRSFDELPANAQAYVLRTEELIGARVSAIGVGPGRDEIIQRHPLLDA
- a CDS encoding phosphoketolase family protein, producing MSAPTAWRRRDETDATPLDAATLERIDRWWRAANYLSVGQIYLMGNPLLRRPLQREHVKPRLLGHWGTTPGLTFLYAHLNRAIAERQQPTLFVTGPGHGGPGLVAATYLEGTYSETYPRISRDTEGLQRLFTQFSFPGGIPSHVAPETPGSIHEGGELGYSLSHAYGAAFDDPELLVLAVVGDGEAETGPLATGWHGNKFLNPVTDGVVLPVLHLNGWKIANPTVLARIGDDEIEALMRGYGHTPVVFEAGFDDESPAEIHRRFAEQLDDVLDRIADARATAARQGAEHAERPRWPMIVLRTPKGWTGPELIDGNQTLGHWRSHQVPLANARDTDEHLEDLRAWLASYRPEELFDEDGRLHEDIASLAPEGDLRMGALPQANGGRRLRKLVLPPVAPHAVDVREPGTVVAEPTRVLGGWLADVMAANPDNYRVFGPDETASNRLGGLYRETDKQWLADYLPADEGDPMSRVGKVIEMLSEHQCQGWLEGYLLTGRHGLMSSYEAFIHIVDSMVNQHAKWLKVTNEIGWRRPISSLNYLLSSHVWRQDHNGFSHQDPGFIDHVVNKKSEIVRVYLPPDTNTLLSTFHHVMRTEQYINVVVAGKQPGPSWLSMADAERHCARGVGIWEWAGTEAGVSGCDVVLACAGDVPTIETLAAAKILREELPGLRTRVVNVVDLMRLQDAAEHPHGLSSRHFDTIFTPDKQVLFAFHGYPSLIHRLTYRRTGHHNIHVRGYKEEGTTTTPFDMLMLNDLDRYHLVMDVIDRVPGLGEKAAGLRQRMVDARHDAHEYTRVHGADIPEVAEWTWSAAGAEGKTGTDTGGDNE
- a CDS encoding DUF5302 domain-containing protein; the protein is MGQHESAPEDVKAKFREALEKKQSHGGADVSPHGARGKVGGSHDAETSGAQQMFRRKSG
- a CDS encoding acetate/propionate family kinase — translated: MSVLVLNTGSSSLKYRLVDDDGRSLAGGSVQRVGGDADDPPGILTHERAGADPVEQELRCDDHGGALEAVVAAFDEHGPDLRHHLAGVGHRVVQGGRDIDGPRLVDDDLLSTIDDLAELAPLHNPVNAAVIRTARGLLDAVPHVAVFDTAFFHELPEDAATYAIDAATTRRHGIRRYGAHGTSHEYVSRVVAEHLGGGTGEAGTPLRQIVLHLGNGASAAAVLGGAPVDTSMGFTPLEGLVMGTRSGDIDPAVVTHLQRVGGMDVATVEDLLNHRSGLEGLCGLTDVRDVVEHADEGSQAARLALAVYTRRIRRYIGGYAAVLGGLDAITFTAGVGEHNPRVRADALAGLDFLGVALDEEANAACVGVARDEPVVISTADSAVRVLVVATDEEGEIARQVRTVIA
- a CDS encoding DUF3151 domain-containing protein — translated: MDNLLSIPETKLPEDPAAARIDAGEDPTTVAADLPSSSLPWAVLAERSLDGGRSIEGYAYARTGYHRGLDALRRSGWKGQGPVPWSHEPNRGFLRALAALSQAAGEIEETEEEQRCRTFLADSSPEAAQQLLG
- a CDS encoding luciferase family protein: MTPFADPVVARHGEDDPSRPLVVLLHGRGADERGIIGLAEHLPEGISYAAVRAPIAEGGGYAWFANRGIGRPVAESLSQTMAWFREWLDGVAPEGRPVLLVGFSGGAAFAGGLVLDDPERFAGAAILYGTLPFDAGVPVTPARLSGLPVLVAQGEEDHVIPRELMERTWSYLTGEAGSPPYAVRVAGGHGITAEVVSHLGGWLAERTHFLTRRPPLAPTSITWPLPSSRLPERAGERPAVTWRIPQEQRSDQSPTDLQEQLFARISALPGVTSRPSAISVPGARGFMVTPASEAPADAYIVPTVGEFAHLHPEYDGSLHLALPPELARDAVARGWAVAHPLAGVRLARGMVMVYGPRDATELDVVTGIVGAAHRYATAG